In the Centroberyx gerrardi isolate f3 chromosome 9, fCenGer3.hap1.cur.20231027, whole genome shotgun sequence genome, one interval contains:
- the fetub gene encoding fetuin B — protein MKHSVLLSLLLVAGCVCIRAAPVEQGGMEPGSCQDASALGAAGLALTKINQDRQEGYIFSLHRLSNVNLMKHGETGVVFYLTLDVVETNCHVLSRKESKDCEARPLHDTPVYGQCKAAIYINKVHRVVRLYKYDCVIRPTPAAKVAEVCPDCPSHTALDNAEILKTVSLSLEKFNKESGLANHFALLNVTRATFSMGMATFYNAQYTIQETSCANSKDTTKADDCPLMGCEFAHKGFCKASHSHSPGGEEITVECEIYEPEAAEKEKKLHLLGGETDHSHNDTHTHEHAHDHDGAHNHSHAHDHEHDHTKSHGEHDKTHMHASNSEHHHTHDHAEGSAHRHAHDHSHDHGHGHDHVHTHHGKAHNHSGDAPNQHHDYKHATGTHTHEHDHELALDHDHKHAHLHEHEHHHHHHEHVHETSAHDHPEGQVRSLPAMDGSVTLPSFPDQPAAGPEAGVTLPLVPDPQVPGEKEPTIVAFPAGISAECPAPAAPGTTLVEKMFAEDPVFKAAA, from the exons ATGAAGCACAGTGTGTTGTTGTCGCTGTTGTTGGTGGCGGGGTGCGTGTGCATCCGCGCCGCCCCAGTGGAGCAGGGTGGCATGGAGCCGGGGTCGTGCCAGGATGCGTCAGCGCTGGGCGCGGCCGGACTGGCACTCACCAAGATCAACCAGGACCGCCAGGAGGGCTACATCTTCAGCCTGCACCGGCTGTCCAACGTTAACCTGATGAAACAT ggagagacaggcgtGGTGTTCTACCTGACTCTGGATGTTGTGGAGACCAACTGTCATGTTCTCAGCAGGAAGGAGTCGAAGGACTGTGAGGCTCGTCCCCTCCACGACACACCG GTATATGGACAGTGCAAAGCTGCCATCTACATCAACAAGGTGCACAGAGTGGTGCGTCTCTACAAATACGACTGTGTGATCAGACCAA ctccagcagcgaAGGTGGCGGAGGTGTGCCCAGACTGTCCGTCCCATACTGCCCTGGACAACGCTGAGATCCTGAAgaccgtctccctctccctggagAAGTTCAATAAGGAGAGTGGACTGGCCAATCACTTCGCCCTGCTCAACGTCACCCGCGCAACCTTCTCG atggGTATGGCAACGTTTTACAATGCACAGTACACTATCCAGGAGACCAGCTGTGCCAACAGCAAGGACACAACGAAGGCCGATGACTGTCCTCTCATGGGTTGCGAGTTTGCA caCAAGGGCTTCTGTAAGgcctcccactcccactccccaGGTGGTGAGGAAATCACTGTAGAGTGTGAGATCTACGAGCCCGAG GCCgctgagaaggagaagaagctCCACCTGCTGGGTGGAGAGACCGACCACAGCCACAACGACACGCACACGCACGAGCACGCGCACGACCACGACGGCGCCCACAACCACAGCCACGCGCACGACCACGAGCACGACCACACCAAGAGCCACGGGGAGCACGACAAGACGCACATGCACGCCAGCAACAGCGAGCACCACCACACGCACGACCACGCCGAGGGCAGCGCCCACCGCCACGCCCACGACCACTCCCACGACCACGGGCACGGCCACGACCACGTGCACACTCACCACGGGAAGGCGCACAACCACAGCGGCGACGCTCCCAACCAGCACCACGACTACAAGCACGCCACCGGCACGCACACGCACGAGCACGACCACGAGCTCGCCCTGGACCACGACCACAAGCACGCTCACCTGCACGAGCAcgagcaccaccaccaccaccacgagCACGTGCACGAGACCTCGGCCCACGACCACCCCGAGGGCCAGGTGAGGTCACTGCCCGCCATGGACGGATCCGTGACGCTGCCGTCTTTCCCCGACCAGCCGGCCGCGGGCCCCGAGGCGGGCGTCACCCTGCCCCTCGTCCCCGACCCCCAGGTCCCCGGGGAGAAGGAGCCCACCATCGTGGCCTTCCCCGCCGGCATCTCGGCCGAGTGCCCCGCCCCAGCGGCGCCCGGAACCACCCTGGTAGAGAAGATGTTCGCCGAGGACCCCGTGTTCAAGGCGGCCGCATAA